The nucleotide sequence CCAATGACAATTAGAGAGAGAATTAAGCTGAAGATGTTTTGTGTCTAGAGCAGTTCTTCAACATATTTCTGTGTTAACTTTTGTTTATGTCAACTCAAGTGTTGTTTGTATCTTTTCTCATAAATTACATATCACTtgcttacaaaaaaaattaagcaaaaaaaaaaaaaaaaaaggaagcaCATATCACTTATTCATACTTTGGttcacaaaattaaataaaataccaAAGTGCAGTTATTGCACTATCTAATTGTCTCTCTTTTAATTGTctctagaagaaaaaaaatagatacaACTCGATGAAAAAAGGAGAATGAGGGAAAAAAAGAGAATCCAATTTTAGTATATTTTGGTCACCGGCTGgtagcaaaacaaaacaaaaaatattgagtAAACCACTAAATTGTTCCCTTGTAAGTCATTCCTAAATTAGTTCTTAACTTTATCAATATTTCAAACTAGTCTCtgtctttgtcaaaagtttctcaatttagtcctttatcatgtgacaaaaacataaagacGTGACCTAATTCGAAAACTTTTGGCAATGATAGggactaatttaaaatattaatagagttagaaactaatttaaaaataacttacaaaaatagggaccaatttgatggtttactttgaaaaaatatcagttgttttcaaaatttaagaGCATGTTACTATTCTTTTTTAATACTATATCATTATACTAATGAAGAGAAAAACTAAATGAGTGAGTGAGTCAAGGGAATGGTGgtatatttaaatttgattattatcaaaactatttgtagaaaaatttataagatttaAAGAAAGGACATGTATATATGTCCAAACTAGACTTGGGATTTCATTTTCTGCGGCAAACAACATCGAAAAggaaatcatttttcttttgaatggaaAATGAATAATAATCGTTATCTTGATTTTTCTTTCGTTCGTCTAAAATTTGAACCCAGAATCTCTAACATTtaacataaatttaaatttgataagaTGACATTAAGTaggtttaaaatttaaatatctgTGTTTGGTTCAACTAAGAGGATGTGATGAATTTGAATAGAGAAGAGAAAGGTGAGATTTTAATATGGTGAATCAGGTGAGGTAGGTGAATAGaaacaccgacaaaaaaattCTTGCATAAAATAGTAATAGCGGTGTCATTTATCACTGAAACTTATCTTCACAAAAAACAGTAATATTATGGCATATTTTCAGTCATGTATTcatgatatttttgtcaaagCATTTCTAAATAAGTTGAATTTTCTCATTGGCCTAACATTGTGATGAAATGCTTTGCTTTTAAAATTTCCCCAAGACggattattttctaaaaaaaaataacaagcatCACTTGAACTTGAACTTGATAATTCATAGACAGTATTGGTTCAGATCTCCAACCGTACATTATCATCATGATGATGGATGCCACTATTTCACTTGTTATGTTGTCAGCTTCCAATTCACTAGTTTCTTTTCTCTGTCGGGTATTATATTACACATGAACGGTTTGATTCTTAACTACTTTCTTAATTACTAATTATAAACCTCTGTTGTAGTTCATGTGACTTATCTAtcacatcttaatcataagtgACTTATCTATCACATCTTAATCGTTGATCAAATAAAAGCAACCGATCAGTGACATGTCCTTCGCACAGCTACCACAATTGTTTAGAAATGTTTATGATTCTACATTAGTAATCAAAGCCAATtgtacattctttttttttatccctAACTGAATCTTTGAATAACTTACAAGTTACAGATTCTACAAAATCTACACGGTTGTCTCATGCTTGAAAAGGATACACTATATACTATTGAAACTATGTACACTACTAATACAATGCTACATCATTAGTACCGCAGTGCATCTCCCCCACTTGACAGACTCAGACAGAAAATACTTTGTTCGACTTGAAGCCAAGAAGTGCAAATTACTGCAAGAATAAACCCAATTAGATATTTAGCCACCTGAAGAAATTAAGCACTCCCCGCCTCATCATCTGATGTACTTCCTGCTGGACCTATTCTGTCAACTTGAACTTCATCCTCACTGAACAAGCTCCCTTCGCTAGTATTGGAGAATGGACCGACATCCTCACCGGTTAGTGAGTCGCCTTTTTGCCTCCTCCTGACATCCTTTACTGCTCTTCCCTGAAGAGCCAGCCGCCTGCGTTTTCGAGCTTTACGCTTGCCTTTAGGGAACTCTTCTTTTTGCAACTCAAAGTTCTTCCCATCGGTCTCTTTTGCAGTTTTACCTTTGTCATATCCATTATCTTCAGATTCTTCAGCATCCAGCTTACTACGCCTTTTCCTAGTATTTGTCTGAAATATTGTGATTCATGTTCAGATTGAAACCTTTCAAGACTAAATAGAGTAGCAATGTAACAGAgtagacaacaacaaaaaagcagACCACACTGCAAAGGAATGaccaaatgaaaaaaagaaagagctTCTACTAAATATATTACAACTGAATGGAATTACACGAGAATATTGTTACAAAGTACAAAGATATTCACTACCAGTAGCCCACAAACATCATCTATTCCTCTGTATTGGACTCTGGGGTTCCCCCACAATTTAGAAACCCACATATTTTCTTGCAGATAACAGCAATTATTTCACCGAACCTAGACCTGGTCAGTCTATGGGTCTTGAAGAATTGTAGGTTAACAAGGTTCACCTAGACTTAAGGTACCGAGTCCAATGATCTTAAAAGAGTCAAAAGAAGTTCAAATTCCAACTCATAGATAATAGGACAACAAAGATAGGAAAGGGTTGGATCCATAATGGATCTATTTAGAGGTTGTCTTACTTGCATTTACTAGAAACTGATTCCagaattcaataatatttgtaAATGTTGACAAGATATAGGTAACTTCCTATTTTTGTAGGGGTCTAGATATTCTCCCTGCGCTTTACTTCCCGTCTATTCTATAAGGGAGGAGCATGTATTCTATTTTTCTGCATCAATTTATAACTACAAATTATCTTTTCCGATCAAGTAAAGGCAATATGTCAGAACATATTCTCTGCAATGAATTTAAATCCTTTAATATGAAAGCAGATCTTCAAATTGGTTGGACTCGGAAACATACAAGCAGGTTACACATGGCAGACAATTACAGTTTAAGGTCAtataaattgatgattaaaattcatgattatCTTTAGATAGAAAACAAATCGGacacaaacataaattaaaaaaaaaggctaattTCTTATGGCTAGAGAACGGTATAATATAACCAAAAAGCAATTCCTGGCTAAAGACAAATGATTTGTGGCAATCATGAAAAATGACAGGATTCTGCACCAAACTTGTTGCGATAATTTGGTTAGTCGCAAACAATAATCCAATCTTCCTTGAGTTGgtaggtttttgaaaatgaaatcttAATTATGATTCAGTAAACAATATACAAGCTCAAGCAGGATTATCAAATTACACATACGTACCTTTGGACCACGATCAACCAATCTTGCCCATTCATGTCGGTTCCTCAAACAATCAAGAACAGCTTGGGAGGGACTTGCATATGCATATCGCTCTCCGTTGTGTTTCCTTAAGTTGGGCCAGTgctgtgacaattaaaaagaaatgaacaTGTTCATGGCAACCTATTTCAACCTGTcgcaataaaaaacaaaagtaggAACCTCAAAAACAGCATCGATAAAGAACCATACCGGTAGCACAGCACTACAGAGTTCTTCGTAAGTCATGCGCCTGCCCTTGCTCATTATCTCATTGATTAAGCCTGCACTTGAATACGTGTATATAGTAAGAAACTATCCACAAATTTCCCAATACATAGCACCagttatttttctatttattttgtgAGAGAAAATTTATAATAACACTCAGGTTTCAGTGTTTGCCTACCTACAAATTACAAGAGCTAACCATGCCCAAACCTAGATGCACATATGGCACAACCTATCAACTATAGAAaagtaacttttttataaaaaaaaatcaagtagcACTCAAGGTATTGAAACTGAACCTGGAGCGTAAGGTTCATGCATGAATTTTAATAGCCGTGagactaaataaatattttaagtcAATGTTTTATTAACCAACAATAATCAATCCTATACTGAAtggtttgaaaataaaaatataaacaaacacaaaaagagAAGTCAATGTATCCGTGAAAGGAAGCTACCAGGTAAGGTGTGATGAACTGGTCTTCCAGCAGTTGCTGTATCATCATCAGATATATTCCTCGGTGAGTTCCTCATTGATGACAAATTTCGATCCTCACAGGGGGAAGGTGAACCGCTGTTTGCAATGGCAGGGGTTGTGGAAACAACATTGTTTGTAATAGAGTTTGCAGCTGTCACACATGCACGGCCTCCTTCTTCCTTTACAGAAGCATCTTCCACATACGCTGTGTCTTGTTTTCTCTGATCAGATGATGATTGACCCTTCTCATTCTCTATCCGTTTAGCTTCATCTTCTGGTTCACGAGAACTGCTAAACCCGTCTCTAGTTGCATCCTTGTATTTTCTTTTAGATACCTGTGCATATGACAATATAGTAAGTCACCACTATTATGGAGATATATTGACCATCATTATCGTGAAAACTCGCAAAAACTCTAGAAATTGAATTCATATATGAAACCATGTGTATCATTTTTAGTTGATGGAACAAATTCCTACCAAATAGTTATCCTTTCCTCCAACCGATGCTCGCTTCATTAGCATGTTTGTAGCACTGGTACCTGTTTGTGGCAAGCTACCTGTTTGGCGTGCACGGGGTACCCGTGGTACACGAGGTGAACTATTCAGTTCTTGATGCAATAGCAAAGCTAGCTGCcaataaataaaacacaaaaatgaattaaaagaggaaaaaaaaaacaaggacaTTCTATAGGAGAAACATTTTTCGAACTTAATAAGAAAACTAGAAGTCCTGTCCATACCTCTTCATCACTCAGCATTGAAGAATTTAATGTTGGAGAAGGATTCAATGATGGTGTGTGGTTCTGGTTCAACTTAGAGGAAGAATGGGTATTTGTTTGATTAAGCCTTTCTGCTTTCTGTGGCACTAAAGATGAAGTTTTATTCTGCCCTTGCAATCCTTTTTGATGGTGCATTGATGCATTAGTCTCGCTAGAACCAACGACACTTGGAGTCTGGTGACCCAAGGATGGTTTAGATAACGAACAATGAACAGAATCTCTCACGTCTGGATTTGCTTGCTTTGGAACAGAATTTTGCGTACTCTGGCTTGAATGTAAAGAGGATTTTGAAGAGGATCTTGGACGCTCTCTTACATACTTCCTTGGAATTTCATCCCTTGCTCCATCATTCGTACAACTTCCATTCTTTATGTGAATGTTATGGTCAGCTTTAGCTCCATGCTTTGTAAAAGGATTAGCAGTTTCAGTATCTTCACATTTGAAGTCCTGGCTTGGTGATTTGcagtttatgattgatgaagttgGAGACGTCTTCCGGACAGAAGCTGGCATTTTACTTTGACATTCAAGTGCTTCGGATTTTGATAGATTTTTAGCAGAGTCGATACCATCTTTTGTTTCTGAGAATCCCTTTTGTGTTTCAAAGGAACCTTCAGATCCCTCGACTTCTTTTCCATGAGAAAAATTACCAGGTAGTTCATTGGTATGACTATCAGGGACTACTTCTGATGATATGCCAACATCACCCACCTTATTTTCACATAAAGGTAAAGTGAGAACTGCAGCATCATTCACTTTACCAATATCAGATGTGGGATCAGATGACTTTCCATTGTTTTTAAGATCGCTGATGGACGAAAAATGAAACTTTGAGTGCTTAAATTTGTCTTTGTCATCTTCTCTCTTCACCTTAACTTTGTATTGTCCAGAGCTTGGATGCTGGTTACAGTCAATATCTTGAGAAACTTGCTTTTCCATATGTTCTGGTGCAGAACCACGAGGATCTTCTGTCTGCGGACTCATAGGGCTTCTTACTACTAAAGTTTCATCCAAATTATTAGCTTCCAAGCAATCTCCGCCCTTGTTTGTAGAAGCAAGAAATGTCATCACAATATAGTGTGAGACGAAGTCTAAAGGCATAAAAGACAAGACAAAACATCCGTAAAGCTATGCATGATAAACCTAGTAAGAAAATATGCAAAAACCCTAGCAAAAAAACCTGAAAGCTCCCAAGCTGTAATTTAAAGTATCGCATATTTAGGCATGACTGCGAGCACCAAGTTTCAAAAAAGATGGATGGATGGAAGAAAGTTAAGGCTTGCAATTCTAGCATAGTATCTGATAAACAAAGTTttcttatgttttattttcaaattcatttacCAAACTTTTCCACATGTTTTCTCCGCGATTTAAGTCTAGACTAATCTCTAACACCAAAAAAGAGTATGGATTGTCGTATTTTAAAAACTAGAATTTGTTATCGACTGTTATTCTAGATAGATACAAGCACGACATTCATTTGTGCAATCTGCTCAAATTACTTAACATCCTAGCCACAATTAAAGCCCTGCGAGCCCTCTCTTAAACATCTGAAAATTCCACAACCTTCTTTAAATTATAGTTGAAGAAAAGGGTGTTGGGGTATAAGAGGAAAATTATGAATGCATGCTGCATAAAGCACAGACCTAACCATAAGTCTCGGTATATTAAAAGCTGTGGcccttagttgattatcaatttACAATCAGATACTGAGCACACTATATCATGCACAGTCTTAGGCTCTGAGCTCTAGATAGCAATTTCCTTCATAGTTGATTATAACGTGAAATAGAAGTGATCAGACAGTTGCAATAATACTAGAAAACTAACACAGCCAATATTATGCTTTACTTTATTAAATGTGTAGTAGGGCAGGCAATAAGTACAGGCAGCATATTACTAATTGACACATGCAGACATAATAAAGGATTTTAATTTATCCAAATTTTGAACAGTTTGATTGCAGAAATGTCAGTAATACATACCTTCTTTTTAGCTGAGGCATTTTCAAGATAAGTATGCTTCAGAACTGATGTAACGGCATCATCAGTCTTAGACGACATCTCGAGAACTTTATTGCCAGTCTTCTCTTCTGCTAATACATCTCCAGCAGAATGACTACGCCTTGTTTTCTTGGTATATAACGCTTCTGAAGACTCTTCGGTAGTTGTCAAGTTGTTATTCGATACCTCTATGGTGGTACCCACCGCAAAAGAGTCATTAGAAATATGATCTTGAACCACTgtgtcttttaagtttttattctttatgctccgaATGTCATCCTTGAAAACCTTCGGACCTCTGTCTCCATAAAATGCCAATTGTTTTGCATCACAGGTGGGTGTAAATGCTAGTGATCAAAATGAGAGGAAAAAGAGAAAGTCAACAAGCATGCATCAAGTTGCAAGACGTGGAATACTGCCAATTGTTGACGACATTCGCCCACAGGCACAATGAAACGAGATTAGAAAACTTGTCCATAGTAACTAGTAATAATTGTAATAGGAGGAAATCATGAAGACAGAGATCTCGACAGCAATATGGATTTCAAGGCAAAAATCAACCACTATACGAAAGATAATAACTTTACACATACAACCTAGCAATTAACATATTGATTAAATCACATTTTGTAATTGTGGTTTCATTAACTTAGTGGGATAGTTCTAAGATTAGTTTTGATTTGCTTCTAACTTCTACTAGCTTCTCAATTAAAACGCGTTTACTACTGAAAAAAGTTCTTCTGAGTTTATAAATCTTCATGGATAAATTAGATGAGAGTttctgaaaaaattaaaatacaaaacctAATTTCAACTTATACCAAcatctgttaaaaaaataaaacccaatAATTATTGcatgattattttaatatttcttcTCCTATAAGTTATATCTATTATCTAGTACAAGACTAACATTTCAGCAATTCTCCAAATTAAGAGctacaaaatttatattaaaaccgcagaaaagagaaaacaaaatcaaatcaaataacctGCTTTAGAAGAATGTGAAGTCCTCCTCTTGTGATCTACATCCTCTCTATCAGAAGTCTTCCTCTTGGGATGAACATCCTCTCTGTCAGAACTTCTTCTCTTGGGATCAACATCCTCTCTGTCAGAAGTCCTCTTCTTGATATCCACCTCCTCTCTATCAGAAGTTTTAACCCGCTTCTTCTTCCCACTCCGGTCTTTTGATAATTCATCCTTCCTACGCTTACTTGAATGAACAACAAACGGCCTAAGCAAATTCCTCTCCTTCTTAACCGCATTATGGACACGCGGCATATGATCCTTCCCTAACTTACCAGTTCCACTCTCCTTAAAACCCTTCTTACCCTGCCTCGATCCCGTATCAACCAAAGCCGTAACAGGCGACTTCGCCAACATATTATTAACCTCTTTCGACAATGACAAAAGCACCCCAGCCCCATTATCCTCGTTCTCTTGCAAACCCTTATCATTATTTTCATTCTCATTCTCATACCAAGAAGGAAACTCCCTATACTGAAAACTAAACTTCTTAGGAACATACCCAGTACATTTCCACAACTGCGGCCCAAAAATCGACGACACGGTCTTCCCCTCAAACAACTCAGGATCCCCACCAGGTATCCCCTGAACATGAACCCTCTCTTCCATAGGTATATCAGTCCAAAGCTTAAACGGCCTCCGCGAACACGATGCAACCCTAGAAGAAGCAATTCCATTACTCCTATTACCATTCCCCCTTCTCTCCAAAGGAATCGACTTTGTCGGAAgctccacaagaaactgcgcaACCTCAGTTTCCTCAATATTATTCTCCGCTCCGACACGATTGTTCTTCGCTTTACACTTGTCACAAGCGAACATGTCATCACCTTTAACGTAACGAGAACAACGCGTGTGAACCCATACGTCACATTCGTCGCACTTTACCATCTCTTCGCCGTCGTCAAAATTGACGCCGCATATACAGTCCACCGTCCATGAACCGTCGACCCATTCATCCGGTGGTGGATCCATCGGGCGATTCGATCGCCCCTTCATTCTTCCACCACCACCGCCGCGATCTGTTCTGTAAGCAATTGCTGCTAAACCCTAATTTACGAAATTTGGAGTTTAATTGAGAAATTTAGGGTTTGAGAAATTGAAGAAAGTGTACCTTATAGCAAGTAGAATATTCAGAAATTGTGTTGTGATGCGAAGGTTCAGAATTTTACCGATCGCGTgcatgtgtgtgagtttatctATCTATCCATCGGAGAAGGTGAAGCtgaaaacacaaaacaaactaGTGTGTTTTTCGGgttatgttgttgaaatggattattatatttatttcattgGGTTGGGCTTTGGTATGTATAATGATGTTAACCCCACCCTTATTTCTCATTTCAACCCTCTTTGTTTCAATGGAGGAAATTTGACTGTGTTTTTAGGGTATAGAGGTTTTGAAGATTAAAAGTTGAATCGACTAATAAGATTTGTAAAGTAGTGATTATGGGTTTGTTGATGTTGGTCTTTCTTTGTGAATCTTTGTGGTTTGATTTTGGAGGCGGATGATAGAGTATGGTTCGACGATTTATAAAATCTGAGAAAGGGGAGGTGGAGAAGAAGAGCGGCAAATTTGGTCGACCTACATTTTTGGACACTTTGAAAACCCTAATTGTTTAGGTTAGATCtggtttgaataaaattttatcgAGTTTGTGAAAATAACGGGCGAATTTGAAATGAGGATGATGTTGTGATGTCTTTCTCTGTTAGGGTTTAAACTTTTCATGGCTTTTAGGGTTTTTCTGGGTTTCTGCGTAAAATTGTTAGGGTTCTTTTATAGGCTTAGCCCTCGTGGCAATGATGTAGCCTTATTTATGTTTGAGAATTTGTTGGAGATTTATTGTGTTGTCGTATTTGTGTTTGGTCAAACTAGATTGTAAAGGTTGGTGTTTTATTAATTCGTATATGTCGTTGGTGTTGTTACGTATCTGGCGTAATGTTATAGGTATTACCTTTTATCCCAAAAAACGACATTttagaaaccaaaaaaattaccaTACATCTTATTTCATTCTTCGTTCCCTCTTCCTATTACCATATCGTTGTCCAACGACCCACAATTTTTGATGAGGTAGACTAATGGTGTGGGAAATGTAGGCACGGCGGTGGTTGTGGGGTCATAGGACAgatgaaatgagtatgatgtctttgaaaattaaaagaaagagatgtCAAAATAGCAAAATATATTGGGGTAACAACAACCATGTTCGTGAATCTTCAATTTTATCTTGATTTTTTAAgtgattttattaattatatgacTATATCTATTTGAGATTATATTTTAGGTATCAACAACTTCTGAAAAATACTTGATATCATAGGAGGcaaatgactattttaaaagCAACTCAACTTCATGAAtcagtttttgtttttctttatcatgAACAAACTAACAGTTTGATGCAATTTAGCGTGTTCTATAAATCGGTTTATGTTTTGAAGGCCCGACTTATTTCTCAGTTTAGTTTCCACGCTATTATACCAATGAGGCACCTCTTATAATAATTCCTTCAGCATCCTCtccttcaatattttttatttatttttaagaaacaGATAATTGAAAAAGGGGAAATTCGagcttaaaaataataatattggtGTGAGGtttaaagaaagaaatcaagACAACAGTGTAAATCAAAATagtttaacaataaaaaaagtgcAGATCACAGTAATAGTTAAACTAAAAGTGAACTTTCATACACATTAATTAATGGTTTCATAACCACATAGTTAACAAACTAGAGTTGCTTATCTATTACCACGTACATCATCGAGTATGACCAGTCAATTGAATATTGTTTGTATAAGAAGGTTTACAtgtcaacaaatcacaatcataATTTATCTAACTACTTGttaactatttttatatttggagTTTGCAACACTCACAGTTGCTACAAATTTATCATTTGTACTAGCCGTCGTGGTTACTCATTAAATTGTCACTccattagcaaaaaaaaaaattattatataaaaattactaGGTTTATCCATCTTTCGAACTTGAATGCCTCGATGAAGCATGTTTACAAAGAGGTTAACTCTTATGTGAATCTCGTAACCAACTTGGATCATCATGGTTATCTCTCTTGGACAATTCTTCAGTCTCTTTGTTCCTCTTTTGCCCTTAAGCTTCAATTTGATACAACGAGGGTGCAGTATCCCTATATCAATACATTAGTCTTTTGTAATTGATATGTGTACGTGatctttttttaaagtaaacatTTCACCTGGAGTCACATGTTCAATAATTGGTTTAAATACGAGAAAGTTATTATTTGACTCTTTTGAAACTTTGTTGCTTATGTATTATTACGAAATGGTTAATGTATTATTTcgttgaaatataatattaaattataatattttaaataagtcATCTATACAAAACATTTTACTAGATATAATTGTGTATTTTGATAATTAATTATTGGTGCACAAGATG is from Medicago truncatula cultivar Jemalong A17 chromosome 1, MtrunA17r5.0-ANR, whole genome shotgun sequence and encodes:
- the LOC25484571 gene encoding uncharacterized protein gives rise to the protein MKGRSNRPMDPPPDEWVDGSWTVDCICGVNFDDGEEMVKCDECDVWVHTRCSRYVKGDDMFACDKCKAKNNRVGAENNIEETEVAQFLVELPTKSIPLERRGNGNRSNGIASSRVASCSRRPFKLWTDIPMEERVHVQGIPGGDPELFEGKTVSSIFGPQLWKCTGYVPKKFSFQYREFPSWYENENENNDKGLQENEDNGAGVLLSLSKEVNNMLAKSPVTALVDTGSRQGKKGFKESGTGKLGKDHMPRVHNAVKKERNLLRPFVVHSSKRRKDELSKDRSGKKKRVKTSDREEVDIKKRTSDREDVDPKRRSSDREDVHPKRKTSDREDVDHKRRTSHSSKAAFTPTCDAKQLAFYGDRGPKVFKDDIRSIKNKNLKDTVVQDHISNDSFAVGTTIEVSNNNLTTTEESSEALYTKKTRRSHSAGDVLAEEKTGNKVLEMSSKTDDAVTSVLKHTYLENASAKKKGGDCLEANNLDETLVVRSPMSPQTEDPRGSAPEHMEKQVSQDIDCNQHPSSGQYKVKVKREDDKDKFKHSKFHFSSISDLKNNGKSSDPTSDIGKVNDAAVLTLPLCENKVGDVGISSEVVPDSHTNELPGNFSHGKEVEGSEGSFETQKGFSETKDGIDSAKNLSKSEALECQSKMPASVRKTSPTSSIINCKSPSQDFKCEDTETANPFTKHGAKADHNIHIKNGSCTNDGARDEIPRKYVRERPRSSSKSSLHSSQSTQNSVPKQANPDVRDSVHCSLSKPSLGHQTPSVVGSSETNASMHHQKGLQGQNKTSSLVPQKAERLNQTNTHSSSKLNQNHTPSLNPSPTLNSSMLSDEELALLLHQELNSSPRVPRVPRARQTGSLPQTGTSATNMLMKRASVGGKDNYLVSKRKYKDATRDGFSSSREPEDEAKRIENEKGQSSSDQRKQDTAYVEDASVKEEGGRACVTAANSITNNVVSTTPAIANSGSPSPCEDRNLSSMRNSPRNISDDDTATAGRPVHHTLPGLINEIMSKGRRMTYEELCSAVLPHWPNLRKHNGERYAYASPSQAVLDCLRNRHEWARLVDRGPKTNTRKRRSKLDAEESEDNGYDKGKTAKETDGKNFELQKEEFPKGKRKARKRRRLALQGRAVKDVRRRQKGDSLTGEDVGPFSNTSEGSLFSEDEVQVDRIGPAGSTSDDEAGSA